One region of Azoarcus sp. CIB genomic DNA includes:
- a CDS encoding ankyrin repeat domain-containing protein, with translation MKHPLFECLGDKYPIHLEEKFDRILTRIEFLWDTPEIHDYFSDLLIDKRGGRQGFPPLVLADIITLREFRELETFRQAERREHAVRELADRGITVDREAFLAALRAGNRELVDLFVRARFSIHGIDVDGTPPLLFALKSGFTVIASILVNAGADVNARDRLGLTPLLVACGKPTEGYRSIAEALIIRGAQVNVRDPLGNTPLLLSLSGGVADIARLLVEHGADVLTSTRKGESALALASRLDTAEGKHVAELIRDKGATR, from the coding sequence ATGAAGCACCCTCTCTTCGAGTGCCTTGGCGACAAGTATCCGATCCATCTCGAAGAAAAATTCGACCGCATCCTCACGCGCATCGAGTTCCTGTGGGACACGCCCGAGATCCACGACTACTTCAGCGATCTCCTCATCGACAAGCGCGGCGGCCGGCAGGGTTTCCCACCCCTGGTACTGGCGGACATCATCACGCTGCGCGAATTTCGCGAACTGGAGACCTTCCGCCAGGCCGAGCGGCGCGAACATGCGGTCCGCGAACTCGCGGACCGCGGCATCACGGTCGACCGCGAGGCATTCCTCGCCGCGTTGCGCGCCGGCAATCGTGAACTCGTCGATCTCTTCGTGCGTGCCCGATTCAGCATCCACGGCATCGACGTCGACGGCACGCCGCCGCTGCTCTTCGCGCTGAAGAGCGGCTTCACCGTGATCGCCAGCATCCTAGTGAACGCCGGCGCGGACGTGAACGCGCGCGACCGCCTGGGCCTCACCCCCCTCCTCGTCGCCTGCGGCAAACCGACCGAGGGCTACCGCAGCATTGCCGAGGCGCTCATCATCCGCGGCGCGCAGGTCAACGTGCGCGATCCGCTGGGCAACACGCCACTCCTGCTGTCGCTGTCGGGCGGAGTCGCGGACATCGCCCGGCTGCTGGTCGAACACGGGGCGGACGTCCTTACAAGCACCCGCAAAGGCGAAAGCGCACTCGCGCTCGCGAGCAGGCTCGACACCGCGGAAGGCAAGCACGTCGCCGAACTGATCCGCGACAAGGGCGCCACACGCTGA
- a CDS encoding sulfate ABC transporter ATP-binding protein — protein MSIEIRNISKRFGNFVALDDLSLDIPTGELVALLGPSGCGKTTLLRIIAGMETPDSGSVLFGGEEATHVHARERQVGFVFQHYALFRHMSVFENVAFGLRVRPRKDRPSEAEIRERVMGLLKLVQLDWLAQRYPSQLSGGQRQRIALARALAVEPKVLLLDEPFGALDTKVRKELRRWLRRLHDEMHISSVFVTHDQEEALEVADRVVVMNRGHIEQIGSPDEVYSSPASPFVYQFLGNVNVFHSRLHGSWAEVEREGDARTAGSIAFVRPHDIELDVAPLAGGMTAGVRHVHRIGPLVRVELEHDGETIEVELTRERAASLDLPVGKTVWIKPRQAKVFAAEAAAPAGKQPFLF, from the coding sequence ATGAGCATCGAAATCCGCAACATCAGCAAGCGCTTCGGCAACTTCGTCGCGCTCGACGACCTTTCCCTCGACATCCCGACCGGCGAACTGGTCGCGCTGCTGGGGCCCTCGGGCTGCGGCAAGACGACGCTGCTGCGCATCATCGCGGGGATGGAGACGCCGGATTCCGGCTCGGTGCTGTTCGGCGGCGAGGAGGCGACGCACGTGCATGCGCGCGAGCGCCAGGTCGGCTTCGTGTTCCAGCACTACGCGCTGTTCCGCCACATGTCGGTGTTCGAGAACGTCGCCTTCGGGCTGCGCGTACGCCCGCGCAAGGATCGCCCGAGCGAGGCCGAGATCCGCGAGCGCGTGATGGGCCTGCTCAAGCTGGTGCAGCTGGACTGGCTCGCGCAACGCTACCCGTCACAGCTCTCCGGCGGCCAGCGCCAGCGCATCGCGCTCGCCCGTGCGCTGGCGGTCGAACCCAAGGTGCTGCTGCTCGACGAGCCCTTCGGCGCGCTCGACACCAAGGTGCGCAAGGAGCTGCGCCGCTGGCTGCGCCGCCTGCACGACGAGATGCACATCTCCTCGGTGTTCGTGACGCACGACCAGGAAGAGGCGCTGGAAGTCGCAGACCGCGTCGTCGTGATGAACCGCGGTCACATCGAGCAGATCGGTTCGCCCGACGAGGTCTACTCCAGCCCCGCGTCGCCCTTCGTTTACCAGTTCCTCGGCAACGTGAACGTGTTCCACAGCCGCCTGCATGGCAGTTGGGCGGAAGTCGAGCGGGAAGGGGATGCGCGTACGGCGGGGTCGATCGCCTTCGTGCGCCCGCACGACATCGAGCTCGACGTGGCGCCTCTGGCCGGCGGCATGACGGCGGGCGTGCGCCATGTGCATCGCATCGGGCCGCTGGTGCGCGTCGAACTCGAGCATGACGGCGAGACGATCGAAGTCGAGCTGACGCGCGAGCGCGCGGCGAGCCTCGATCTGCCGGTCGGCAAGACGGTGTGGATCAAGCCGCGGCAGGCGAAGGTGTTTGCCGCCGAGGCGGCGGCACCCGCCGGAAAGCAGCCCTTCCTGTTCTGA
- a CDS encoding YceI family protein: protein MRIALRPLLLALTLGTALALPAHAQQSASGAVATKAAARTAAAKPAADDLVAGDYVIDVAHSHVYFFISHLGVSRFMGRFDDIKGTFVIGQKPTESAVSATVTVSSVNTKHQKLEDHLKSPDFFDVAQFPTMTFESTRVRWNARGEGVLSGNLTIRGVTKPVDFDLKLTGAGKGPRGDTRAGFESTTTVKRSDFGMTYGLPRVVGDTVEIALSIEGIRQ, encoded by the coding sequence ATGCGTATCGCTCTCCGCCCGCTGCTCCTCGCCCTGACCCTGGGAACCGCCCTGGCGCTGCCTGCTCACGCGCAGCAGTCGGCTTCAGGCGCCGTCGCGACCAAGGCGGCCGCACGTACCGCCGCCGCCAAGCCCGCTGCGGACGATCTCGTCGCCGGGGATTACGTGATCGACGTGGCTCACTCGCACGTCTATTTCTTCATTTCGCACCTCGGCGTGAGCCGCTTCATGGGGCGCTTCGACGACATCAAGGGTACCTTCGTGATCGGGCAGAAGCCGACCGAGAGCGCCGTCAGCGCGACGGTGACGGTGTCCAGCGTCAATACCAAGCACCAGAAGCTCGAAGATCACCTTAAGAGCCCCGATTTCTTCGATGTTGCCCAGTTCCCGACCATGACCTTCGAGTCGACGCGCGTGCGCTGGAACGCCCGCGGCGAAGGCGTTCTGTCGGGCAACCTGACGATCCGTGGCGTCACCAAGCCGGTCGATTTCGACCTGAAGCTGACGGGTGCGGGGAAGGGGCCGCGCGGCGACACGCGTGCCGGATTCGAAAGCACCACCACGGTCAAGCGTAGCGACTTCGGCATGACCTATGGCCTACCGCGTGTCGTCGGCGATACGGTCGAGATCGCGCTGTCGATCGAAGGCATCCGCCAGTAA
- a CDS encoding thioredoxin domain-containing protein translates to MNQKYIFGIAVALMVGVFATATLVHDSDKGARRDEVAEQNRSVLVREHSPTLGEAEARVHIVEFLDPACETCRDFYPYVKQLMAASPGRIRVSVRYAPFHDGSEQVVKLLAAAKLQGKFWETLEALFAAQPNWASHHNPQPDMVWNFINGIGLDIAKLKADMANPAIDAIVRQDLADARALNVTKTPEFFVNGRPMPSFGYEQLKQLVAEELNSQY, encoded by the coding sequence ATGAACCAGAAGTACATTTTCGGAATCGCCGTCGCGCTGATGGTCGGGGTATTCGCCACCGCGACGCTCGTCCATGATTCGGACAAGGGCGCCCGCCGCGACGAGGTCGCCGAACAGAACCGCTCCGTCCTCGTGCGCGAACATTCGCCGACCCTGGGCGAAGCCGAAGCGCGCGTGCACATCGTCGAATTCCTCGATCCGGCCTGCGAGACCTGCCGCGATTTCTACCCGTACGTGAAGCAGCTGATGGCCGCCTCGCCCGGGCGCATTCGCGTCAGCGTGCGCTACGCGCCGTTCCACGACGGCTCGGAGCAGGTCGTGAAGCTGCTGGCCGCGGCGAAGCTCCAGGGCAAGTTTTGGGAAACGCTCGAAGCGCTGTTCGCGGCGCAGCCGAACTGGGCCTCGCACCACAACCCGCAGCCCGACATGGTGTGGAACTTCATCAACGGCATCGGCCTGGACATTGCAAAACTGAAAGCAGACATGGCCAACCCGGCAATCGACGCGATCGTCAGGCAGGATCTGGCCGACGCGCGGGCGCTCAACGTGACGAAGACGCCGGAATTCTTCGTCAATGGTCGTCCGATGCCCAGCTTCGGCTACGAGCAGCTCAAACAGCTCGTCGCCGAAGAGTTGAATAGCCAGTACTGA
- a CDS encoding MCP four helix bundle domain-containing protein produces the protein MTIRNKLILGFSVLLAFILVQGAASFFYGSRTQGLVDTAVNRNFIAATEVTDLLASAQQLRRQEKEYLIYVGNVDGRNAVLKDWNATHARILGQLEAMVANSKGIYLPADSSAFTQWKGALDDYQKEFARIVEGFSYDVSMLDEGETGGGSRAYNKAVRANEELRPVVDRFNAVLIEGATKLARARAEESAQAYQRIRSNFEVVDYVNIGFAVAGLLLAGALLATIPASITRPLDSLIESADKMSLGDLGKKFEAGGVKDFERLAASLERMRVTMEAMIVRLKARSR, from the coding sequence ATGACCATCCGAAACAAGCTGATCCTCGGTTTCTCCGTGCTGCTCGCGTTCATCCTCGTGCAGGGTGCTGCCAGCTTCTTCTACGGTTCGCGCACGCAGGGCCTCGTGGACACGGCCGTGAACCGGAACTTCATCGCGGCGACGGAGGTCACCGATCTCCTCGCCTCGGCGCAGCAGCTGCGGCGCCAGGAAAAGGAATACCTGATCTACGTCGGCAACGTCGATGGCCGCAACGCCGTGCTCAAGGACTGGAATGCCACGCACGCGCGCATCCTCGGTCAGCTCGAAGCGATGGTCGCCAACAGCAAAGGCATCTACCTGCCCGCCGACAGCTCCGCGTTCACGCAATGGAAGGGCGCGCTGGACGACTACCAGAAGGAATTCGCCCGCATCGTCGAAGGCTTCAGCTACGACGTTTCGATGCTCGACGAAGGCGAAACGGGAGGCGGTTCGCGGGCCTACAACAAGGCAGTGCGTGCCAACGAGGAGCTGCGTCCGGTGGTCGATCGCTTCAACGCCGTCCTGATCGAGGGCGCAACGAAGTTGGCGCGCGCGCGCGCCGAAGAATCGGCTCAGGCCTATCAGCGCATCCGCAGCAACTTCGAGGTGGTCGACTATGTGAACATCGGCTTTGCCGTGGCCGGCCTGCTGCTCGCCGGTGCGCTGCTGGCGACCATCCCCGCGTCGATTACCCGGCCGCTCGACTCGCTGATCGAATCGGCCGACAAGATGAGTCTGGGTGACCTTGGCAAGAAGTTCGAGGCCGGCGGCGTCAAGGACTTCGAGCGGCTTGCCGCATCGCTCGAACGCATGCGCGTGACGATGGAAGCCATGATCGTCCGACTCAAGGCGCGTTCCCGCTGA
- the cysT gene encoding sulfate ABC transporter permease subunit CysT, protein MFPAPAKRDGVLPGFRLGLGYTLTYLTLLVLIPLGGMILMTGKLTWAAFWDIATTERALASYRVTFGASLFAAIVNAVFGLIVAWVLVRYPFPGKRFVDALVDLPFALPTAVAGITLATLYAENGWVGQFLAKFGIKVAFTPLGIVVALIFVTLPFVVRTLQPVIEDIEAEVEEAAASLGATRWQTFVRVLLPGIFPAWLTGFTLAFSRAIGEFGSVIFIAGNMPLISEITPLLIISKLEQYDLIGATALAVVMLVISFAMLLVINLLQWWAANRHAKGSDAEPAEALAPGALVEARP, encoded by the coding sequence ATGTTTCCCGCTCCCGCCAAACGGGATGGCGTCTTGCCCGGCTTCCGCCTGGGGCTGGGCTATACGCTGACCTACCTGACCCTGCTGGTGCTGATCCCGCTCGGCGGCATGATCCTCATGACCGGCAAGCTGACGTGGGCCGCTTTCTGGGACATCGCGACCACGGAGCGTGCGCTGGCCTCGTACCGGGTCACCTTCGGCGCATCGCTCTTCGCGGCGATCGTGAATGCCGTGTTCGGGCTGATCGTCGCATGGGTGCTGGTGCGCTACCCGTTTCCCGGCAAGCGCTTCGTCGATGCGCTCGTCGATCTGCCCTTCGCGCTGCCGACCGCAGTGGCCGGCATCACGCTCGCCACGCTGTACGCGGAGAACGGCTGGGTCGGACAGTTCCTCGCCAAGTTCGGCATCAAGGTCGCCTTCACGCCGCTGGGCATCGTCGTCGCGCTGATCTTCGTGACGCTGCCCTTCGTCGTCCGTACGCTGCAACCCGTGATCGAGGACATCGAGGCGGAGGTCGAGGAGGCCGCCGCTTCACTCGGCGCGACGCGCTGGCAGACTTTCGTGCGGGTGCTGCTGCCGGGCATCTTCCCGGCCTGGCTCACGGGCTTCACGCTCGCGTTCTCGCGCGCGATCGGCGAGTTCGGTTCGGTGATCTTCATCGCCGGCAACATGCCGCTGATCTCCGAGATCACGCCCTTGCTGATCATCTCCAAGCTCGAGCAGTACGACCTGATCGGCGCGACGGCGCTTGCGGTCGTGATGCTGGTGATCTCGTTCGCGATGCTGCTGGTGATCAACCTGCTGCAGTGGTGGGCGGCCAACCGTCACGCGAAGGGCAGCGATGCCGAACCGGCCGAGGCGCTCGCGCCTGGCGCGCTGGTGGAGGCGCGGCCATGA
- the cysW gene encoding sulfate ABC transporter permease subunit CysW → MTVRRATAEPRWVRLLLTGVALGFLFLFLVLPLIAVFWEAFAHGAQAYWEALKDSEARSAMLLTLTIAAFVLPFNIAFGVAAAWAIAKFEFRGKSLLTTLIDLPFAVSPVVAGLIFIILFGAQGFFGSWLVANDIKIIFALPGMVLATLFVTFPFVARELIPLMQAQGRDEEEAAISLGASGWQMFWRVTVPNIKWGLMYGVILANARAMGEFGAVSVVSGHIRGETNTLPLHVEILYNEYNQIGAFAAATVLAFLGLVTLVAKTIVEWRMRKETEMLTADLPPEKTELPPTVATERP, encoded by the coding sequence ATGACTGTACGCCGTGCCACCGCGGAGCCGCGCTGGGTCCGCCTGCTGCTCACGGGCGTCGCCCTCGGCTTCCTGTTCCTGTTCCTCGTCCTGCCGCTGATCGCGGTGTTCTGGGAAGCCTTCGCGCACGGCGCGCAGGCCTACTGGGAGGCGCTGAAGGATTCCGAGGCGCGGTCGGCGATGCTGCTGACGCTGACCATCGCCGCGTTCGTGCTGCCCTTCAACATCGCCTTCGGCGTCGCTGCCGCGTGGGCGATCGCGAAGTTCGAGTTCCGCGGCAAGAGCCTGCTCACGACCCTGATCGACTTGCCGTTCGCGGTGTCGCCGGTCGTCGCCGGCCTGATCTTCATCATCCTGTTCGGCGCGCAAGGCTTCTTCGGCTCCTGGCTCGTCGCGAACGACATCAAGATCATCTTCGCGCTGCCGGGCATGGTGCTCGCGACGCTGTTCGTGACCTTCCCCTTCGTCGCGCGCGAACTGATCCCGTTGATGCAGGCGCAGGGGCGCGACGAGGAAGAGGCAGCGATCTCGCTCGGCGCCTCGGGCTGGCAGATGTTCTGGCGCGTGACGGTGCCGAACATCAAATGGGGCCTGATGTACGGCGTGATCCTCGCGAATGCGCGCGCGATGGGCGAGTTCGGTGCCGTCAGCGTCGTCTCCGGCCACATCCGCGGCGAGACCAACACGCTGCCGCTGCACGTCGAGATCCTCTACAACGAATACAACCAGATCGGCGCTTTCGCCGCGGCGACCGTGCTCGCCTTCCTCGGCCTCGTGACGCTGGTCGCGAAGACCATTGTCGAGTGGCGCATGCGCAAGGAAACCGAAATGCTGACCGCCGATCTGCCGCCCGAGAAAACCGAACTGCCCCCGACCGTGGCCACGGAACGCCCATGA
- a CDS encoding sulfate ABC transporter substrate-binding protein, giving the protein MKKLTSLLLAAGLAFASGAFAQSNLLNVSYDVARDVYKDFNPLFQKHWKEKTGETVELRQSHGGSSKQARAVADGLEADVVTMNQATDVDFLAEKGLVAKDYPKKFPDNASPYTSTMVFIVRKGNPKAIKDWNDIAKPGIQLIIPHPKNTGNGRYSYLAAWGYALKQPGGSDKSAQDFVGQLLKNAPLFGSGGRDATTTFMQRKMGDVLVTFESEAELIAKEFGRGEFEVVYPSLSILAEFPVAIVDKVVDKKGTRKVAQAYLEYLWSKEGQENAAANYLRPRDAEVLKKHAAQFPPIKTFTVDEVFGGWSKAASAHFKDGGSFDQIYVQK; this is encoded by the coding sequence ATGAAAAAACTGACCAGCCTGTTGCTCGCAGCCGGACTCGCGTTCGCAAGCGGAGCATTTGCCCAGTCCAATCTGCTCAACGTCTCCTACGACGTGGCGCGCGATGTCTACAAGGATTTCAATCCCCTGTTCCAGAAGCACTGGAAGGAGAAAACCGGCGAAACCGTCGAGTTGCGCCAGTCGCACGGCGGTTCGTCCAAGCAGGCGCGCGCGGTGGCGGACGGCCTCGAGGCCGACGTCGTGACGATGAACCAGGCCACCGACGTCGATTTCCTCGCCGAGAAGGGCCTCGTCGCGAAGGATTATCCGAAGAAATTCCCCGACAACGCCTCGCCCTACACCTCGACGATGGTGTTCATCGTGCGCAAGGGCAACCCGAAGGCGATCAAGGACTGGAACGACATCGCCAAGCCGGGCATCCAGCTCATCATCCCGCATCCGAAGAACACCGGTAACGGCCGTTATTCGTATCTCGCCGCTTGGGGGTACGCGCTGAAGCAGCCCGGCGGCAGCGACAAGAGCGCGCAGGACTTCGTCGGCCAGTTGCTCAAGAACGCGCCGCTGTTCGGCTCGGGCGGCCGGGATGCGACGACCACCTTCATGCAGCGCAAGATGGGCGACGTGCTGGTCACTTTCGAGTCCGAGGCCGAGCTGATCGCGAAGGAGTTCGGGCGCGGTGAGTTCGAGGTGGTCTACCCCAGCCTGTCCATCCTCGCCGAATTCCCGGTCGCGATCGTCGACAAGGTCGTCGACAAGAAGGGCACGCGCAAGGTCGCGCAGGCCTACCTCGAATATCTGTGGTCGAAGGAAGGGCAGGAGAACGCCGCGGCGAACTACCTGCGCCCGCGTGATGCCGAAGTGCTGAAGAAGCATGCGGCGCAGTTCCCGCCGATCAAGACCTTTACCGTAGATGAGGTGTTCGGCGGTTGGAGCAAGGCAGCATCCGCGCACTTCAAGGACGGCGGCAGCTTCGACCAGATCTACGTTCAGAAGTAA
- a CDS encoding VOC family protein, with protein sequence MKPRLTVLTLAVDDLERAVHFYRDGLGLPTQGIIGAEFEHGAVAFFDLQHGLKLALWPRNSLAHDTGLARGTPSSTECSLGHNVASKQDVDAVMEQARQAGARIVKPAGDTFWGGYAGYFADPDGHLWEVVWNPQFDLAD encoded by the coding sequence ATGAAACCCAGACTCACAGTCCTGACCCTCGCAGTGGACGACCTCGAACGCGCCGTGCACTTCTACCGCGACGGGCTCGGCCTTCCGACGCAAGGCATCATCGGTGCCGAGTTCGAACACGGTGCCGTCGCGTTCTTCGACCTCCAGCACGGCCTCAAGCTGGCGCTCTGGCCACGGAACAGTCTCGCGCACGATACGGGATTGGCACGCGGCACACCCTCCTCGACGGAGTGCTCACTGGGGCACAACGTTGCGTCGAAGCAGGATGTCGATGCTGTCATGGAGCAGGCCCGGCAGGCCGGCGCGCGCATCGTCAAGCCGGCCGGCGATACCTTCTGGGGCGGTTACGCCGGCTATTTCGCCGATCCGGACGGCCACCTGTGGGAAGTGGTGTGGAATCCCCAGTTCGATCTCGCCGATTAG
- a CDS encoding disulfide bond formation protein B encodes MKAEPVAASPAGWTPLFGAWLIAASSLLGALFLGEVMELPPCVLCWWQRIAMFPLVLILPAGMFPLDRSVIRYALPLTLAGWLVAVFHVLLVAGVIPERIQPCSRGVSCKEIQIEWFGFLTIPMLSLFAFTLIAGLLLFAHHRMSR; translated from the coding sequence ATGAAAGCTGAACCCGTCGCAGCCTCCCCGGCCGGCTGGACGCCGCTGTTCGGGGCGTGGCTCATCGCTGCCTCGTCCCTGCTCGGCGCACTCTTCCTCGGCGAAGTCATGGAACTGCCGCCCTGCGTGCTGTGCTGGTGGCAGCGGATCGCGATGTTCCCGCTCGTGCTGATCCTGCCCGCAGGAATGTTTCCCCTCGATCGCAGCGTGATCCGCTACGCGCTGCCGCTGACGCTAGCCGGGTGGCTGGTCGCGGTTTTCCACGTGCTGCTCGTCGCGGGCGTGATTCCCGAGCGCATCCAGCCGTGCTCGCGCGGCGTCTCGTGCAAGGAGATCCAGATCGAATGGTTCGGTTTCCTGACCATTCCGATGCTGTCGCTGTTCGCCTTCACGCTGATCGCCGGATTGCTCCTTTTTGCCCACCACAGGATGTCCAGATGA
- a CDS encoding DUF1330 domain-containing protein, translating to MRQKAPAYVIGHITIKDPAKWDQYRSRVPGTLEGWGGELVLRGKRVTVLGGEHAHTDTVVLRFPDIDSLNGWFNSPVYQALIPLREQAADVVLISYES from the coding sequence ATGAGACAGAAAGCCCCGGCCTACGTCATCGGCCACATCACGATCAAGGATCCCGCCAAATGGGACCAATACCGCTCCCGCGTGCCCGGCACGCTGGAGGGCTGGGGCGGAGAACTGGTGTTGCGCGGCAAGCGCGTAACCGTGCTGGGCGGCGAGCATGCGCACACGGACACCGTGGTGCTGCGCTTTCCCGACATCGATTCGCTCAACGGCTGGTTCAACTCGCCCGTCTATCAGGCCCTGATCCCGCTGCGCGAACAGGCCGCTGACGTCGTCCTGATCTCGTATGAAAGCTGA
- a CDS encoding calcium/sodium antiporter, translating into MNDYLGLLAGVVAAGIGGELFVRGAVGLAHWARISPGIIGATVAAFATSSPELSVSVNSALDGTPEIALGDALGSNVVNVALVLALALVIAGIQSPRDSIKRDFPVALLVPVITGVLFLDGVLSRVDGVLLLALFAAWLTAAVVEARRQRSAAEAVLGTPRVGAALAFGVVGLGFLVLAGNFIVVAAKGIAATYGIDEFIIGATLVAIGTSTPELATTVIAKLRGHDEVSLGTILGSNIFNGLLIVAVAAIIHPIHADWREVAVALVCGLIALGVIWPPRNGFISRRRGVVLLALYAVYIVAIAQGATSY; encoded by the coding sequence ATGAACGACTATCTGGGCCTGCTCGCGGGCGTCGTTGCCGCGGGCATCGGCGGAGAGCTTTTCGTCCGCGGAGCCGTGGGCCTCGCGCACTGGGCGCGCATCTCGCCCGGCATCATCGGTGCGACCGTGGCGGCGTTTGCCACGTCCAGCCCGGAACTGTCGGTGTCGGTGAACTCGGCGCTCGACGGAACACCCGAGATCGCGCTCGGCGACGCACTGGGTAGCAACGTCGTGAACGTCGCGCTGGTACTCGCGCTGGCGCTGGTGATCGCCGGCATCCAGAGTCCCCGCGACAGCATCAAGCGCGACTTTCCCGTCGCGCTGCTCGTCCCCGTGATCACCGGCGTGCTATTTCTCGACGGCGTACTGTCTCGGGTCGACGGCGTGCTGCTGCTGGCGCTCTTTGCCGCCTGGCTGACTGCGGCCGTGGTGGAAGCGCGACGCCAGCGCAGCGCGGCCGAGGCGGTGCTGGGCACCCCGCGTGTCGGGGCGGCGCTCGCATTCGGCGTCGTCGGCCTGGGATTCCTGGTCCTGGCGGGGAATTTCATCGTGGTCGCCGCGAAAGGCATCGCGGCCACCTATGGCATCGACGAATTCATCATCGGGGCGACACTGGTCGCCATCGGCACGTCCACGCCGGAACTCGCGACCACCGTCATCGCCAAACTGCGCGGCCACGATGAAGTGAGCCTGGGCACGATTCTAGGCAGCAACATCTTCAACGGACTGCTCATCGTCGCGGTCGCGGCGATCATTCACCCGATCCATGCCGACTGGCGCGAGGTCGCCGTCGCGCTCGTCTGCGGCCTGATCGCCCTCGGCGTCATATGGCCGCCCCGCAACGGCTTCATCAGCCGGCGACGGGGCGTCGTGCTGCTCGCGCTGTACGCGGTATATATCGTCGCCATCGCTCAGGGGGCGACAAGCTATTAA